In the genome of Phacochoerus africanus isolate WHEZ1 chromosome 10, ROS_Pafr_v1, whole genome shotgun sequence, one region contains:
- the RBM46 gene encoding probable RNA-binding protein 46 isoform X1, protein MNEENIDGTNGCSKVRTGTQNEAALLALMEKTGYNMVQENGQRKFGGPPPGWEGPPPPRGCEVFVGKIPRDMYEDELVPVFERAGKIYEFRLMMEFSGENRGYAFVMYTTKEEAQLAIRILNNYEIRPGKFIGVCVSLDNCRLFIGAIPKEKKKEEILDEMKKVTEGVVDVIVYPSATDKTKNRGFAFVEYESHRAAAMARRKLIPGTFQLWGHTIQVDWADPEKEVDEETMQRVKVLYVRNLMISTTEETIKAEFNKFKPGAVERVKKLRDYAFVHFFNREDAVAAMSVMNGKCIDGASIEVTLAKPVNKENTWRQHLNGQISPNSENLIVFANKEESHPKTLGKPPTLQARLNGQHSPSPPEIERCTYPFFPGTKLTPISMYSLKSNHFNSAVMHLDYYCNKNNWAPPEYYLYSATSQDGKVLLVYKIVIPAIANGSQSYFMPDKLCTTLEDAKELAAQFTLLHLDYNFRRSSINSLSPVSATLSSGTPSVLPYTSRPYSYPSYSLSPTVSLANGSHVGQRLYISNQASFF, encoded by the exons gttGGGAAGGTCCACCTCCACCTAGAGGCTGTGAAGTTTTTGTAGGAAAAATACCTCGTGATATGTATGAAGATGAGTTAGTGCCTGTATTTGAAAGAGCTGGGAAGATATATGAATTTCGACTTATGATGGAATTTAGTGGTGAAAATCGAGGTTACGCTTTTGTGATGTATACTACGAAAGAAGAAGCCCAGTTAGCCATCAGAATTCTTAATAATTATGAGATTCGACCAGGGAAGTTTATTGGTGTATGTGTAAGCCTGGATAACTGCAGGTTATTTATTGGAGCTATTcccaaggaaaagaagaaagaagaaatcttgGATGAAATGAAGAAAGTTACAGAAGGAGTGGTAGATGTCATTGTTTACCCCAGTGCAACTGATAAGACCAAAAATCGTGGTTTTGCATTTGTCGAATATGAATCTcacagagctgcagctatggctagGAGAAAACTAATTCCAg GGACTTTCCAACTATGGGGCCATACCATTCAAGTAGATTGGGCTGACCCAGAGAAGGAAGTTGATGAGGAGACCATGCAGAGAGTTAAAGTTCTCTACGTACGAAATCTAATGATCTCAACTACAGAGGAAACAATTAAAGCAGAATTCAACAAATTCAAACCCGGTGCGGTTGAACGAGTAAAGAAACTTCGAGATTATGCCTTCGTTCACTTTTTCAACCGAGAAGATGCAGTGGCTGCCATGTCTGTTATGAATGGAAAGTGCATTGATGGAGCAAGTATTGAGGTCACACTGGCAAAACCAGTGAATAAAGAAAACACTTGGAGGCAGCATCTTAATGGTCAGATTAGCCCCAATTCTGAAAACCTGATTGTGTTTGCTAACAAAGAGGAGAGCCACCCCAAAACTCTTGGCAAGCCACCGACACTTCAAGCTCGTCTCAATGGCCAGCATAGCCCAAGCCCTCCTGAAATCGAAAGATGCACTTACCCATTTTTTCCTGGAACAAAGCTTACTCCAATTAGTATGTATTCTTTAAAATCCAATCATTTCAATTCTGCAGTAATGCATTTGGATTATTACTGCAACAAAAATAATTGGGCACCACcagaatattatttatattcagCAACCAGTCAGGACGGGAAAGTACTCTTGGTGTATAAAATCGTTATTCCTGCAATTGCAAATGGATCCCAGAGTTACTTCATGCCGGACAAACTCTGTACTACGTTAGAAGATGCCAAGGAACTGGCAGCCCAGTTTACGTTACTTCATTTGG acTACAATTTTCGTCGCAGCTCAATAAATAGCCTTTCCCCTGTTAGTGCTACCCTCTCTTCTGGGACACCCAGCGTGCTTCCTTATACTTCAAGGCCTTACTCTTATCCGAGCTATTCCTTGTCACCAACAGTGTCACTTGCTAATGGCAGCCATGTTGGACAGCGACTATATATCTCCAATCAGGCCTCGTTCTTCTGA